GCGTGATAGAAATCTACAAAATAATTTGGAGAAATCGCAGGTTGTCTGAAATCAACCGTGTGGATGGAAACTAGCGTGCGCGTAAACTAGTGCCCTGTTTGGTTGAGTAGCACAAGCTACTGGAGacaactttgaccattaattaaggatattaaataaagtcagtttacgaaactaactccacaacccttGAGCTACTTCACGAGACAAatttaatgaggtctttgacagCATGATTAGAGTGTGATTACTGTAACACTACTCTAGCTAATCATGatggaacttggctcattagatttgtctcgaaaaattacactcaactgtgaaaaggttttgcaaataaattttattttagtacttcatgcatataaGATTTCTTATGTAGCGCAAGTAGCGCTAATGAAATAAACAGGGCCTAGAATTGCCCAAACAAACAAGGTCAAAGAAGAGTAGGAGTCATGACGGAGCACGGAGTACGATCTAGGCCCGGTTTAGTTCCAAATTTTTTCCTACAGTACCTATCACATTAAATCTTCGGATACATGCACgaaatattaaatgcagttgaaaaaagtaactaattacacagatcaattgtaaatgacgagacgaatcttttaaacctcactagtccataattagatattaattgtcaaacaacaacgaaaatgctacagtaccctcaatccaaaaaaaattacgAACTAAACAATCTGGCAGATTTCTTCGCTGCACAAAAAGGACACCCTTGCCACGAGTCGAGTAAGTTGTAGCGGTTTTCATTTCCAACACGCCACCTCGGTTGAATACTTGAATTGTTTACTACCTTGAACAGTGCGATACAGTAAGAGCAAGTATAATACCGCACAATCAGCTGCCGAAATGAACTTTCACATCATCCAAATCTAACCATCCAAATCTAACGTGGAGTgagaaacaaaaaaagagaGTGAAGGGGGCGAGTGACGAGTCGCCGGCCTAAAGCGGGCGGATGCGCGCGCCTGCAACTCCATTGGCCCTgcaactgctgcgttcacagcTTATTGGCCCCGCTCGCAGCGCTGCGCCCTGCCACAATTCTACCGCATTTAATACTCGCCGCTTTTCTCTCCGCCGGCTGGTGGCGAGCTTAGACTGTCTCCAGCCGTCTCCTCCAAAACCCACcctctaaaaaaaatatttttctcctTCTAAACAGATTCCGCACTCCATATTAAAATCTTCTCCAACAATACACTCCATACCATACCCCCTATACCCATCATACAATATTTTATATTTCCCTCTCCAACTAACTCCAACTATATCTTCCCCTCAAAACTATAAAATAACTGGGAAAGAGATGGAGAGAGACACGAGAGACGGGAAAGAGATGATGGAGGATCCTGGAAAtgtggagggcgaccggggtccCCGAAATATCCCGGCTCGGATACCTGGCACCGCTGGAGCACATACCGATATTTCAAACCTCTATATTTGGGATTCCGGGTCGTTTGGAGTGCCCTGTTGTGGACAGTCTTACTAGCCATGCTCTAACGGGAGGCTCCCGTTGGCAAATTATTTTGATGTCAGGtcaaattattattttttcaatGTAACCAGGTCAAATCATAGCCCGGTGGTTCCGCTACGGCACTACCACAACCACAGAGGCACAGACCGTGATGTTGTTGGATCCGACCAAGGTCGCTGCAGTGACGCATACACGACACGATCGCGGATTCACAGTCCACCACCAGCTGCATCGTTAACCGCCGGGCTCGCAGCAGCACATTTCCACCTGTCGACGAGGGCCGCGAGCGCCTGGTGTGCGGGGCCTGCGGGCCCGCCTGGCACCGACGCCTTGCGCGCCTCCGCCCGCAGCTCGCGCGCTCTCTCCCGCGCCACGGCGCCCTTCTCCCCCACCATCAGCTCCTTTGCCGCCGTGGCCACCTCCTCCCGCGGCACCACCCCGTCCGCCCTCGAGCTCGCCCGCAGCGCCAGCCCGACGTGCTCCGACGCCAGCTTCACCGCGTTCATCCGCAGCTCGGCGAACAGCGACCACGCTAGCGCCGGCACGCCCGCGGCCATGGCCTCCAGCGccgagttccacccgcagtgcgTCAGGAACCCGCCGACTGTGCGGTGGCCCAGGATCTCCACATGCGGCCCCCACTCCGGCACGACGAGCCCCACGGCCCTGGTCCTCTCGGCGAACCTGTAACGAACATGACACaatttatgtcatttcgagtgattttgttgatcgtatgacaacgcaattaatgaaactaatggttttgttaagtgaatatttctagatcccagggatgaaataaaaaggccatacaaagcaatacacgaagaaagaactcaaagaaacgctaaattggatgagttctgcagaaaatAGGAGCACCGGGAGAACCGATGCatgtagcatcggtgcatccgatggttgtcggaagttccgacgccctggcattgGTGCAAATCTGAGCACCAAATGGAGATCAAGCGAAGACCAAGTCAAGATagccaagtcaccggttgaaccgacgacgtCAAGCTAGGCATCGGTGtattggatgtactatgttctaGAGATGATGTAATGCacgcaggagccaagtcttcagcaccggttgaaccggtggtccatcggagcatagcaccagtgtaatgacgtcagcaggagagaaagagTCCAACGACTAgttgagtgaccggtttaaccaacACACAGTCATCGGTTAAATCGGTGGTGTCGCAGacagtgcgtcagaagctcaacggtcgcttcaggtctgagagtgaccagatgaaccgacgctGCCCCATAcaaaggcatcggttcatccgatggtatgttgttttctgctgaccgttggagcaacggctacaagacttggtggcctatatatatgcctcaccccggccatttgaagttcgCTGGAGTTACTAGAAGTcatacacacacccaagaacacctccaagccatacaagagcttattgatcatatccttagctttagcactagctttgtaaagtgttagtgctagattaactcttgagtgagtgaacaagcaagattgagatccttgtggctggttctagagtgaaccacacttgtattaaggtgtgccggccccttggagcaattggtggctcgccggtaaatcaacgaccctccggcttggtgtggagcgacgtcgacgacattgtgcggggacGGAGACCCTTCCTtcatgggcaatctcccttagtgaagatcgggatcaaggtgaccgtgattgtgttcacagaagagacttgattgccgggaagcgatactcgtcgtgagtgcttcaacaacgtggacgtaggggcgtctttgtggcaatccgaaacacgggataaatcctcgtgtcgagagttcgctttctcTCAGCCCTCCCTTTaggcttccgcatttcatattgcaacttctgtgcctttactttcttagtgtagtatcttgctaggattggctataggttacaaaactcttttgggatgatggtttcacactaaggtgaaccgtagttgcacatctagatagtttgatctagtttaagttttctgcaaactagttggagctataggttaaggttttaatagtgcctaattcaccccctctcccttttaggctagagcacctgatcgctttcaattggtatcagagctggggactcacttctctcacaaagaaagccaattccattggcaaatttgtgtttaccggctcattagatcggtaggcttcaccgcttagtgagttagctcttagggggaaaggatggatcttttagacccgctccacggttcgacggcacgggcttccaacgataaAAGGTGCtaatgcaagcccatctccaagcgaCGGGACTAAACGTTTAGAGAGTTGTGAGTGAGggcataaaaaataatggtgaacaagagaagcaatatgatgtcaccgcaaaatgcataattttatcttctcttagtgataatgtgttcaatcgtgtttattcttTTGAAAATGCTAAAAAGCTTTGGCAGACTATCATCGAGAACCATGAGGGCATGGAGGATGTTGCcaacgaaagatatcatgttctcattgataagcttaatagttttaagcaacttgatgatgagaatgctgaatctatgtactcacgattgaatactcttgtgaatgaggttaattccttaggtgtgaagcaaattgaagatttggaactcattcgcaatatccttcactcactccgaaggccggactatgatttggtgacaataATTCTATATGAAAAAAATCTcaccacaatgacaccaaatcaagtcctcaacaaggtgatcgcccataagctacgcaatgacatcaaggcaaaagtgccttcttcttcaccaacgcATAGCACCCTTGCATGCaaacaactcaagaagttgaagaagatggtcatcaaagttagctcaagtgatgaggaagaagagggtggAAGAaactcctcaagtgatgataaagagccaatgcaccccaacctctacaagcaagtaaagaagatgaacaaatgcttgaaggaaatcaactcaatggggtatatggtcttcctcaaagatgggcctcaccatcaacttatgaaggttgagaagaagttcaagaagaacaagcaaaagaaggagaagaagcccaagcatgaatcatttgccatatttggtgaatgggttagcggtggtgaagaatcaagttcaagtgatgaatcaaacaataAATTCACTActcgcatgggatcatcatccaacacttgctttatggccaaaggtatggatagcgatgtaagtgatgatgactccgactctccttcaattgatgaactttttgaccttgttcatgagcaccaaaaagtcattaagaagcaatcaaaagaaattaaaaaccttagtactctcaaagatctaaatgcttctcttcctacaaattttgaagatttggtgtgcaaattcaaattgcttagcaaggagcatgaagagctcaaattaaaatttgagagcattaatgatactaatgactctttggaaataaaGCAagctatcccttgtgcaattcctatctttagggtagatgcttcaacttcttgcattgatttaattgaagATTGTTGCTCTAactcttgcaatgagaaatgctatgagaatattgttgtagaatcatgtgatgatctcattgccaaggaaaatgatgagctcaagtaagaagtggaaaggctcatgaaggacttgtatagattgaagggcaaaggcatagagagcaatgtccaacattctcaagataaccgtgaagacatggtgaaaaagcttgagaaggggtccaccgtgacttgctcaaagtgccacaaagaaggccacaagtctaataagtgtcctcaaccaaggaagaagcttccggataagaagaacaaaaagaagctcacaatcaagagttctgtcatctacaccaagcccaaccggagaaacaaaagcaatagcacctcctatgtaataaaaaagaagacaaatggcaaggtggttgctcacaaggttgggaagaaggaaaggagtttgAACCactctatttgggtgcccaaggacttcatcaccaatatgaaggggcctcaaacggtgtgggttccaaaggagacttaaagTCAAGaacggcttcgggggatttggaggcttagcttataagttgaagtgaaggttcaagccaaaacaagctaagctcacaattTGGACAttcgttgcccaagtcccccattaggtaatggtagctagatttaaattcaagcatcatgtagctccattgctcttgctaggatgtttgcatgttttgcatctcctagtgttatatatggtaggttgcttgtgtcatgattctaacccatgagaaatctacatggtttgataagtgtgtagaaagctacacaaggttaccctttatggtacatggacttcatgaggtatgtgtttcatatgtgtaccatgaacacaaactatagggtaaacttcccaattgtgtcaaaatcaatgtgcatacatttgcttggtgattcaaacactaaatgcacatatttagggggagttcatcctataggttgtgattttgagactaacatgtttgcaagtttatcttttgtagtctcacgatggagttaaacactctaagagaatgttattcacgctcaatgtgaacaaacaactctataagagtgattagataaattgtgcttcatgcatattgagccatgctccttagaacttaaatgctcatatctaagttcttaggctatgtgctcatacatttgcttaaccttggtgtacatgcaaggtaaacaaagtaacccccggaggtatgtaaggttctaaactcattcaattgatataattgtcaatttttttagagctacctccgtgcatgataagatctaagctttcttgttgaatct
This portion of the Panicum virgatum strain AP13 chromosome 2N, P.virgatum_v5, whole genome shotgun sequence genome encodes:
- the LOC120662596 gene encoding UDP-glycosyltransferase 72B1-like, translating into MAVVEQRRRSAGVCVLAAGAATAYRNRHKKDQGGNMVLTEGLKWRILQCRMAGVEIRWRCLTELVGEVFAGRLRASDPHERVLRRDAKPGRWFAERTRAVGLVVPEWGPHVEILGHRTVGGFLTHCGWNSALEAMAAGVPALAWSLFAELRMNAVKLASEHVGLALRASSRADGVVPREEVATAAKELMVGEKGAVARERARELRAEARKASVPGGPAGPAHQALAALVDRWKCAAASPAVNDAAGGGL